Proteins from one Gossypium raimondii isolate GPD5lz chromosome 8, ASM2569854v1, whole genome shotgun sequence genomic window:
- the LOC105793223 gene encoding uncharacterized protein LOC105793223 gives MSRSPERNPNEEGRFRPIRNVGGGVLDLNLQAIMREMVRLFDRKLEPIEDRLYRVETQGQREATPKAARQERERLINNLNEAGESKSDPLSDRSNPQLVRRNWVPRNRDRRDGNLKNIKMSIPPFQGKNDPESYLEREKKMELIFECHNYLENKKVKLPAIEFSDYAIVWWDQLVTSRRRNGERPISTWAKMKAVMRKHFVPSYYHRELYQRLKNLTQGNRSIEDYYKEMEITMIRANVEEDREATMVRFLAGLNRDIANIVQLQHYVEVMDMVHMAIKVEKQLKRKGSTQTYPTVSNNKWTQGTSKAPNRPKEPFVATKPNQPSGETSKNKNEAILNRSRDIKCFKCQGRGHITSQCPNRRVMVVRSNGEIESEDEQEEDPEISKEEEEELELSVEGELLVVKRTTTKHPDPYKLQWLNDGGELKETKQAKVAFSIGKYQDEEFRDVFPEEVPNGLPPIRGIEHQIDFVPGAVIPNRPAYRSNPEETKELEKQVAKLMEKGYIRESLSPCVVPVLLVPKKDKSWRMCIDCRAIKKITIKYRHHILCLDDMLDELSRAQLFSKIDMKSFVISARGLEVVQEKVKAINEWPRPTNISQENSFNKIKGCLTNAPLLSLPDFNKTFEIECDASGIGIGAALMQDGRPIAYFSEKFNGATLNYPTYDKELYALI, from the exons ATGTCACGGAGTCCGGAAAGGAATCCAAATGAGGAAGGTAGATTTCGTCCCATAAGAAACGTTGGAGGTGGAGTGCTAGATCTCAATTTACAAGCCATCATGCGAGAAATGGTGCGATTGTTTGATCGCAAGCTTGAACCAATCGAAGATCGCCTATATCGAGTTGAAACTCAAGGGCAACGTGAAGCAACTCCGAAAGCTGCAAGGCAAGAACGAGAGCGGCTAATTAACAACTTAAATGAGGCTGGTGAATCTAAAAGTGATCCCTTGTCTGATCGAAGCAACCCTCAACTAGTTCGACGAAATTGGGTTCCAAGAAATCGAGATCGTCGCGATGGcaatctcaaaaatatcaagatgtCTATTCCACCATTTCAAGGAAAGAATGATCCCGAATCTTACTTAgagagggaaaagaaaatggaactcATCTTCGAGTGTCATAActacttagaaaataaaaaggtcaAGCTCCCCGCCATTGAATTCTCGGACTATGCGATCGTGTGGTGGGATCAATTGGTGACTAGCCGAAGGAGGAATGGGGAGAGGCCTATCTCTACTTGGGCCAAAATGAAGGCTGTTATGCGTAAGCATTTTGTCCCATCCTATTACCATCGGGAGTTGTATCAACGATTGAAAAATCTCACGCAAGGCAACCGAAGCATTGAAGATTATTATAAAGAAATGGAAATCACTATGATAAGAGCCAACGTGGAGGAGGATCGTGAAGCAACCATGGTGAGATTTTTAGCCGGCCTAAATCGGGATATTGCCAATATCGTCCAGCTTCAACACTATGTTGAAGTTATGGATATGGTGCATATGgcaataaaagttgaaaaacaaTTGAAGCGGAAAGGATCCACCCAGACATATCCAACGGTTTCTAACAACAAGTGGACTCAAGGAACAAGCAAAGCTCCCAATCGGCCTAAGGAGCCATTTGTTGCCACTAAGCCCAACCAACCAAGTGGCGAAactagcaaaaataaaaacgaggCTATTTTGAATCGTTCTCGTGATATCAAGTGTTTCAAATGTCAAGGAAGAGGCCACATCACTAGTCAATGCCCTAATCGGCGAGTGATGGTGGTTCGTTCAAATGGCGAGATCGAGTCTGAAGATGAACAAGAGGAGGATCCTGAAATTTCcaaggaggaagaagaagagctCGAGCTGTCTGTTGAAGGAGAATTACTCGTTGTCAAAAGAA CCACCACAAAGCATCCAGATCCTTACAAGCTACAATGGCTAAATGATGGAGGTGAACTCAAGGAGACGAAGCAAGCAAAAGTGGCATTTTCCATAGGCAAGTATCAAGACGAG GAATTTAGAGATGTTTTTCCCGAAGAAGTGCCAAATGGCCTACCTCCCATTCGAGGAATCGAGCACCAAATTGACTTTGTGCCTGGTGCTGTAATTCCAAATAGGCCAGCATATAGAAGTAATCCTGAGGAAACGAAGGAATTGGAGAAGCAAGTAGCCAAATTAATGGAGAAGGGCTACATTCGTGAGAGCTTAAGTCCGTGTGTGGTTCCGGTATTGTTGGTTCCTAAAAAGGACAAATCATGGCGAATGTGCATTGACTGCCGCGCCATcaaaaaaatcacaataaaataTCGCCATCATATTCTCTGCCTTGACGACATGCTTGATGAACTTAGCAGAGCCCAACTGTTTTCGAAGATCGACATGAAAA GCTTTGTCATAAGTGCTCGTGGTTTGGAAGTTGTCCAAGAAAAGGTCAAGGCAATCAATGAGTGGCCACGTCCAACTAACATCAGCCAA GAGAATtcttttaataagattaaaggATGTCTAACTAATGCACCATTGTTGTCTTTACCTGATTTTAACAAGACATTCGAGAtagagtgtgatgcttcaggtaTCGGCATTGGCGCTGCTTTGATGCAAGACGGACGGCCTATTGCGTACTTTAGTGAAAAGTTCAATGGAGCTACGCTGAATTATCCAACGTATGATAAGGAATTATATGCGTTGATCTGA